TTCATCCTCAAGCTCTTGTATCTCCTTCATTCTAACCCATTCAAAAGCTGGTGTTTTTTGCCCTCCAAACTCTATAAAAGTATCCTCTTTTCTTACTCTTTCACCTTCAAAAGCCGGTCCATAAGCTACAGGAATTGGTGGTTTTTCAACAATTATTTTTAATCCTCTTGTCTCAATTGCTTTTTTAACAATCTTTTCGTAATTAGGTTCTGATACAATAAGGGGATATGCAGCAATTTCAGGGATTGAAATTTCTGGAAGACTCTGATCTGTTATAACAGGAATTGCAAATACTGCTGCACCCAGTGCTACTGCTACTGCCTTTTCATCAATGCTTCCAAAAGCGATAGCAAAGGTATTTACTCTCTTTCTTACATAATCAATTATCGCATTTTTATCTCCAGCTGTCTGTCCTCCGAAAATTAGAGATGCTCTTACTGCCCAGTCAATGACATAGACTGTCTCTTCTATTTTTGTACCTACAGGAACTACATAAGCTTCAAAACCTTGTCTTTCACCTGTTTTTATAAACTCTTCTGCCAGAGGACCTATAAGAAAAGCAAGAATTCTTTTTTCCTGAAGTTCTTTTATAATTGGCAAAAGCTTTTCTTGCTCAATTTTCCCAACTAAAACTGCTACAGCAGGGATTCTACCATCAACAAGCTGAACTCCGAGAGTTCTCTGAATTGTGTCACTGAGAAAGCCATAAAAAGGAGATTCCTCGTTTCGCTCGGAATGACAAAACAGCAAAGCAAGATAAATCTCTGCAAGATAAAGGTAGTTTAATGCAAGATTCATCGCATCAAGGGACTGAGAAAATTTGTCTTTTATCGTTTCATAAAACTTTTCAAGCTCTGAAAGTTCTGTTATTTTTAATCCCTCAAGGGCATAAATCAGAGGAAGACCATAGGCTGTATCTGGAAGCTCAAAAGAAAAAGTCTTACCTTTTTCTGATATTGTGTTATTTAAAAGTGCCTCTGTTTCCTTTAACAATTCTTCTGATGCTTTTTTTGTAAATTCTACTAATTTTTCTATCATTTTTTACTCCTTACATAGTTTCTTAAGAATGCTGGAATTCCACTTGCCTCCTTTGTCCCCACTATTACCTTCCAGCCAGGAAGTTTATCTTCAACTGCTCCTTTAAGCATCGCAACATATCCTGGAATTATAAGCTCTTTATGATTAAGCTTTTCTTCTATCCCACTTTCTTTTATAAACTGAGCAATCTTGCTTGCAGAAAACTTTCCAGCTGCCCAAGCAGTCAAGACACTCAGTCCATCGCAATCCATAATAGCAAGCCATGCAGGGACTTTGCTGTTTTCAATCTCCCCTTTTACAAGAAAATAAGTCAAAGCAAAATTAGTAGTAACTATTATTGGACTATTTTCATCAGGCTCTCCAACTTTGTATATATCCTGCTTTACCTGCATAGGAACCTGCGGATCTGAGTAGATATTTTGTTTCAATGTGAAAAGCACAAGATTTTTCCATTTGGGAATGCTACTTAATACAACAATTGAAGAATATTTTAAAATTGCTAAAGAAGCAATAACAGTTTCATAAAAATTATCATCCCTATTTGCAAATGTTATTATTGGATATCCCAATAATCTGATGCCTTTTTTAAGTGATGCTCTTCTTATTAATGTGTTATCCATAAGAAGTTCTTTAGCACTGTTTGGCTGAGTATCAATTACTAAATCCTGAACACCCACTGAATGAGCAATTTCTACAAGTTTTAGAACTTTTTCTATCCCTTTATCACTTATAATCAGAGGAACGTTGTATTTTTTGGCTATTTCAGACATTTCATTAATATTTTCAGGGGTTGCTCCTGAAAGTATTGGTCTGCTTTCTTTCAGCTTTTCAAGTGCCTTAGCTGCTACTTCAGGCTTTGATATCCCAAGAATAAGAGGTAAATCAAAAGCTTTATTTATTATTTTATCTAACACCTGATTGAATATTTCAGAATTCTCTGATTCGTTCTTTAAAAATATTGCATCAACTTTAAGTATTTGACCAACTCTTTCAATGGAAGACTCCAAAACTTCATTTATAAATCCATCTATGTTTGATTCTGTATCTTTAATTTCAAGGGCTAAAACAGTAGGATTGAAAAACTTTTTTTCATGTCTGAATAAAACTGTTTCTTCTCCGATTTTAATTTTTGTATTTTTTGAGCCAAAAACAAATCCACGAATAGGAGGCGTAGCTGCTTCCTTAAGTTTTGCTTTAACTTCCTCAGATGCTTCAGGACATTGTTCAATATCTGCTTGTCCTTGTGCAACCTTCATAGCAAAAGCAAGACATGTTGGAAATCCGCATTTTTTACAATTCGTCTTTGGAAGAAGCTTAAAAATTTCTATTCCTGTAATTGCCATTTTTCACTCCCTTTAGGAAAATAAATCACCGATAAATCTTTTGACAGTATTTATAGCTTCAGGATGTCTCATTATCAATAGTTCTGCCCCTGAAAGCAAAAATGAACAGGCTGTTACTGCTTCCCACATAACAGCTCTTTCATGTAAGCTTCCCCACTCAGGAATATCAGATTCAGATGCCTGTGATTCCTTTGTTTTCCAGACATAAAAACCAACATCAGCAACCATTGGAACACAAAGCATGTTATCTCCCTGAATTTGCCCTGCAATTCTGATTCTTTCCATTACTGAATAGGTATATTCAAAGCCGTATCCCAGAGCAGAGCACATAGGGTCTATGATTATTTTTTCTCTTGGAAAATCCATCTGGGTAATTAAAATATTAAGCTGCTTTGCAAGATTTACATCAAGTTCAGACATTGCAATAAGACTATGACCTCCAGCCATTGCAGAAGCAGTAATAGTTTTATAATTGCCTTCCTGAGCTTTTCCAATTATACAGTTATATCCCCTTGAAGCATCTGATACCACAGGAAGAACCTCAGCATCCTTCTCAGAATGATTACTTCCCAAGATTATCAGAGGTAAATCTATTTCAGAGAGAATTTTTTTTACTTTATCAGCAGCCTCTTCTGGTTTGGAATCTTTGCTATCTGGGTGTGTACTCATAAGCCGTAAAGCAATTGCTTCTGCACCAAGAGTTTCGCAAAAT
The Thermodesulfovibrio yellowstonii DSM 11347 DNA segment above includes these coding regions:
- the acsC gene encoding acetyl-CoA decarbonylase/synthase complex subunit gamma, whose product is MAITGIEIFKLLPKTNCKKCGFPTCLAFAMKVAQGQADIEQCPEASEEVKAKLKEAATPPIRGFVFGSKNTKIKIGEETVLFRHEKKFFNPTVLALEIKDTESNIDGFINEVLESSIERVGQILKVDAIFLKNESENSEIFNQVLDKIINKAFDLPLILGISKPEVAAKALEKLKESRPILSGATPENINEMSEIAKKYNVPLIISDKGIEKVLKLVEIAHSVGVQDLVIDTQPNSAKELLMDNTLIRRASLKKGIRLLGYPIITFANRDDNFYETVIASLAILKYSSIVVLSSIPKWKNLVLFTLKQNIYSDPQVPMQVKQDIYKVGEPDENSPIIVTTNFALTYFLVKGEIENSKVPAWLAIMDCDGLSVLTAWAAGKFSASKIAQFIKESGIEEKLNHKELIIPGYVAMLKGAVEDKLPGWKVIVGTKEASGIPAFLRNYVRSKK
- a CDS encoding acetyl-CoA decarbonylase/synthase complex subunit delta, which produces MKFSIPKETYTGKIPEIVFGKEKKAYFGGESALPFHFFEGEFPHKPLIAFEIQDDIPEDYPEELAKVYSSVWDSPVKWAKFCETLGAEAIALRLMSTHPDSKDSKPEEAADKVKKILSEIDLPLIILGSNHSEKDAEVLPVVSDASRGYNCIIGKAQEGNYKTITASAMAGGHSLIAMSELDVNLAKQLNILITQMDFPREKIIIDPMCSALGYGFEYTYSVMERIRIAGQIQGDNMLCVPMVADVGFYVWKTKESQASESDIPEWGSLHERAVMWEAVTACSFLLSGAELLIMRHPEAINTVKRFIGDLFS